From Deferrisoma camini S3R1, the proteins below share one genomic window:
- a CDS encoding ATP-binding protein produces MVRFRDLPLGRKVGLAVVAASTISLALAVGLFAWREVRSYRDHASDRLRTLAEVLAANCAAPLLFDDPDAAARTLASLSSQPQVRAAWLLDRHGEVFARYGRAERPPPRGANGDGVWWAERSLAVGRTVSFEGEPLGRIVIQVDTAELHARLWWGLGVAGAVMGVAVLVAWLVSIPLRRRISGPIQALAAAMDRVASSGDYSVRIPGGGRDEVGTLIRGFNRMLAQIAERDEKLARLAAAVDQAVEGIAVTDPEGRVLYGNRAFRRLCGVDEPVEGVSLFELYPADEPRVQELREAAERGQVWSGRIRARRADGSAYYEECALSPVMGERGEVRNLVVVKRDVTREVEFENRLAQNQRLEALGTLAGGVAHDFNNILTPILGYADMALQEVEPGSHLEKNLRRVVRAAERARGIVQQILAFSRQGEEGRTPLRLGTLLEETEGLLRASIPKHVRLEVRSETSSDWVVGDATQLQQVLMNLATNAWHAMEPDGGTLEMVLEEHWVSAGDPELPTGRYLRIRVTDEGCGMPAEVLDRIFEPFFTTKEVGKGTGLGLAAVHGIVQAHGGTVRVESRPGEGTTFRVYLPAKEGPEPASPSRKKEPRRQVPPRGQGERILVVDDELEVADFLSQTLEALGYEVEAVVSPAEARSRLERNARGYDLLLTDQTMPECTGLALARWAHGVRPDLPVVLCTGYSAAVTPRALAEAGVAVVVPKPVSPSQLAAEVRRVLGDDA; encoded by the coding sequence GTGGTTCGCTTCCGTGACCTCCCGTTGGGGCGGAAGGTGGGGCTCGCGGTGGTGGCCGCGAGCACGATCTCGCTGGCCCTGGCCGTGGGGTTGTTTGCCTGGCGCGAGGTGCGGTCGTACCGCGACCACGCCTCGGATCGGCTGCGCACCCTGGCCGAGGTGCTGGCGGCCAACTGCGCGGCTCCCCTGCTGTTCGACGACCCGGACGCCGCCGCCCGGACCCTGGCGTCGCTGTCCTCCCAACCCCAGGTCCGGGCGGCCTGGCTCCTGGACCGGCACGGGGAGGTGTTCGCCCGGTACGGCCGGGCCGAGCGTCCTCCCCCACGGGGCGCCAACGGGGACGGGGTGTGGTGGGCGGAGCGGTCCCTGGCGGTGGGCCGGACGGTCTCGTTCGAGGGAGAGCCCCTGGGGCGCATCGTGATCCAGGTGGACACGGCCGAGCTCCACGCCCGGCTGTGGTGGGGGCTGGGGGTGGCGGGCGCGGTCATGGGGGTGGCCGTGCTGGTGGCGTGGTTGGTCTCGATCCCCCTGCGCAGACGCATCTCGGGCCCCATCCAGGCGCTGGCCGCCGCCATGGACCGGGTCGCCTCGTCCGGGGACTACTCGGTGCGCATCCCCGGGGGCGGCCGGGACGAGGTGGGAACCCTGATCCGGGGCTTCAACCGGATGCTGGCCCAGATCGCAGAGCGCGACGAGAAGCTGGCGCGGCTGGCCGCGGCCGTGGACCAGGCCGTTGAAGGCATCGCGGTGACCGACCCGGAGGGCCGGGTCCTGTACGGCAACCGGGCGTTCCGGAGGCTGTGCGGGGTGGACGAGCCGGTGGAGGGGGTGAGCCTGTTCGAGCTGTACCCTGCGGACGAACCCAGGGTGCAGGAGCTGCGGGAGGCCGCGGAGCGGGGCCAGGTCTGGAGCGGAAGGATCCGGGCACGGAGGGCGGACGGAAGCGCGTACTACGAGGAGTGCGCGCTGTCGCCGGTGATGGGCGAGCGGGGCGAGGTCCGCAACCTGGTGGTGGTGAAGCGCGACGTGACCCGGGAGGTGGAGTTCGAGAACCGGCTGGCCCAGAACCAGCGCCTGGAGGCCTTGGGCACCCTGGCCGGGGGGGTGGCCCACGACTTCAACAACATCCTGACCCCGATCCTGGGGTACGCCGACATGGCCCTGCAGGAGGTCGAGCCCGGGAGCCACCTGGAGAAGAACCTGCGGCGGGTGGTGCGGGCGGCCGAGCGGGCCCGCGGGATCGTGCAGCAGATCCTGGCCTTCAGCCGCCAGGGGGAGGAGGGGCGCACCCCCTTGCGGCTCGGGACCCTGCTGGAGGAGACCGAGGGGCTACTGCGGGCCAGCATTCCCAAACACGTGCGGCTCGAGGTGCGCTCCGAGACCTCGTCCGACTGGGTGGTGGGCGACGCGACCCAGCTCCAGCAGGTGCTGATGAACCTGGCGACCAACGCCTGGCACGCCATGGAGCCGGACGGCGGGACCCTTGAGATGGTCCTGGAGGAACACTGGGTGTCCGCCGGGGATCCGGAGCTCCCGACCGGCCGTTACCTGCGGATCCGGGTGACCGACGAGGGATGCGGCATGCCGGCCGAGGTGCTCGACCGGATCTTCGAGCCGTTCTTCACCACGAAGGAGGTGGGCAAGGGCACGGGCCTCGGGCTGGCGGCGGTGCATGGGATCGTGCAGGCCCACGGCGGCACGGTCCGGGTGGAGTCCCGGCCGGGCGAGGGCACCACGTTTCGGGTGTATCTGCCGGCGAAGGAGGGGCCGGAGCCCGCGTCGCCGTCGAGGAAGAAGGAACCCCGGCGGCAGGTGCCCCCCCGGGGACAGGGGGAGAGGATCCTGGTGGTGGACGACGAGCTCGAGGTGGCCGACTTCCTCTCCCAGACCCTCGAGGCCTTGGGGTACGAGGTGGAGGCGGTGGTCTCTCCTGCCGAGGCTCGGTCGCGGCTGGAGAGGAACGCCAGGGGGTACGACCTGCTCCTCACCGACCAGACCATGCCGGAGTGCACCGGCCTGGCGCTGGCCCGTTGGGCCCACGGGGTCCGGCCGGACCTGCCGGTCGTCCTGTGCACGGGGTACTCGGCTGCGGTGACCCCTCGGGCCCTCGCCGAGGCAGGGGTGGCCGTGGTGGTGCCGAAACCGGTCTCGCCGAGCCAGCTCGCCGCCGAGGTCCGACGGGTGCTCGGGGACGACGCGTAG
- a CDS encoding YfiR family protein, protein MSRRRFLSWAVAALVGGWSRPAAPAGGARTGREQEVKLAYLYNLARFARWPRDDPPTAGTFRFGIWGDDPFGPLWNELIGRVVHGRPVEVVRVRTARDARACRVVFLAGATVPAVGRMLEALDGWPVLTVSDQPGFVDRGGMVGFVRRGEKIRFEVNLGRVRAAGLRISAEVLRLALRVVGQEGAGRGSLP, encoded by the coding sequence ATGAGCCGCCGCCGGTTTCTGAGTTGGGCCGTCGCGGCCCTCGTGGGAGGCTGGAGCCGGCCGGCCGCCCCTGCGGGGGGGGCGCGCACCGGCCGGGAGCAGGAGGTCAAGCTGGCCTACCTGTACAATCTGGCGCGGTTCGCGCGGTGGCCCCGGGACGACCCGCCGACGGCGGGGACGTTCCGGTTCGGCATCTGGGGGGACGACCCGTTCGGGCCGCTGTGGAACGAGTTGATCGGCCGCGTCGTGCACGGCCGGCCGGTGGAGGTGGTGCGGGTTCGGACGGCCCGGGACGCCCGGGCCTGCCGGGTGGTGTTCCTGGCGGGTGCCACGGTGCCGGCGGTGGGACGGATGCTGGAGGCGCTCGACGGGTGGCCGGTGCTCACGGTGAGCGACCAGCCCGGGTTCGTGGACCGCGGGGGCATGGTGGGGTTCGTGCGGCGGGGGGAGAAGATCCGGTTCGAGGTGAACCTGGGCCGGGTGAGGGCGGCGGGTCTTCGGATCAGCGCCGAGGTGTTGCGGTTGGCGCTGAGGGTGGTCGGGCAGGAAGGAGCGGGTCGTGGTTCGCTTCCGTGA
- a CDS encoding TonB-dependent receptor plug domain-containing protein gives MRFAIVRWGAIGVGVVLLSVAAAAAAGDRSLLDLDLRALSEVEVTSVSRKPQKLSETPAAVYVITGDEIRRSGATTLAEALRLAPGVEVARINASTWAVTIRGGNDRFSNKLLVMVDGRTVYTPLFSGVYWDSQDLPLQNVERIEVIRGPGASSWGANAVNGVINVITKSAAETQGWTVEGLGGTEERGQGFVRYGGPIGPAAWARGYVRYAARDSGSDALGVEADDEWEGLRGGVRADGEVGTAQKWSVQTEVYRGGAEIAYADATRRVLGAEDVLGLPVVRDRVRTRGGWVLGTWTHVSPGLSELTVRTYLDRTVRVEPQLTETRDTWDLDLKYRFSFGNLHDVQWGVGFRWTGDRIDESDVISFGSSRETDRLWSGFAQDELSLAGDRIRLLLGAKVERNEYTGLEFQPTARAIGRLGSGAAVWAAWSRAVRTPSRAEADGRILSGFVPPGAAAGFGGAPNPTPVRMVLEGTDDFDREVLWAHEGGIRFLWGRRLSVDLAGFWHRYEDLRTFEPRVASDGTVVLNTDNRARGRSVGFEASVDWFATDWWRIYAAYTWMVLDLQLKGGSRDVFTENEEGRSPRHRVSVRSSMDLGRGWELDLWGRYVGGLEQDGVDAYTELDVRVGRRLGRGWRVDLVGQNLLEPSHLEFIPGKAIQTIPTEVERGAYVRITWQTP, from the coding sequence GTGAGGTTTGCCATCGTCCGGTGGGGGGCGATCGGCGTGGGGGTCGTGCTGTTGAGCGTGGCCGCGGCCGCCGCGGCCGGGGACCGGTCCCTGCTGGACTTGGACCTTCGGGCCCTCTCCGAGGTCGAGGTCACCTCGGTCTCCCGAAAACCCCAGAAGCTCTCGGAAACCCCTGCCGCGGTGTACGTGATCACCGGCGACGAGATCCGACGCTCCGGGGCCACCACCCTGGCCGAGGCCCTGCGCCTGGCGCCCGGGGTGGAGGTGGCGCGGATCAACGCGAGCACCTGGGCGGTCACGATCCGGGGGGGGAACGACCGGTTCAGCAACAAGCTCCTGGTGATGGTGGACGGCCGCACGGTGTACACGCCCCTGTTCTCCGGGGTGTACTGGGACTCCCAGGATCTGCCCCTGCAGAACGTGGAGCGCATCGAGGTGATCCGGGGGCCGGGCGCGTCCTCGTGGGGGGCCAACGCGGTGAACGGGGTGATCAACGTGATCACCAAGTCGGCCGCCGAGACCCAGGGGTGGACCGTGGAGGGCCTCGGGGGCACCGAGGAGCGGGGCCAGGGGTTCGTACGGTACGGGGGCCCCATCGGGCCGGCGGCGTGGGCCCGCGGATACGTGCGCTACGCCGCGCGCGACAGCGGAAGCGACGCCCTGGGGGTGGAGGCGGACGACGAATGGGAGGGCCTGCGGGGAGGGGTCCGGGCCGACGGCGAGGTGGGAACGGCCCAGAAGTGGTCGGTGCAGACCGAGGTGTACCGCGGTGGCGCCGAGATCGCATATGCCGACGCCACCCGGAGGGTGCTGGGGGCGGAGGACGTGCTGGGGCTGCCGGTGGTGCGGGATCGGGTGAGGACCCGGGGGGGGTGGGTGCTCGGGACCTGGACCCACGTCTCCCCGGGCCTGTCGGAGCTGACGGTGCGCACGTACCTGGACCGTACCGTGCGCGTCGAGCCCCAGCTCACGGAGACCCGGGACACCTGGGACCTGGATCTGAAGTACCGGTTCTCGTTCGGAAACCTCCACGACGTCCAGTGGGGGGTCGGCTTTCGCTGGACCGGGGACCGGATCGACGAGTCGGACGTGATCTCCTTCGGGTCCAGCCGGGAGACCGACCGGCTGTGGAGCGGGTTCGCCCAGGACGAGCTGTCCCTGGCCGGGGACCGGATCCGGCTCCTGCTGGGGGCGAAGGTGGAACGCAACGAGTACACGGGCCTCGAGTTCCAGCCCACCGCCCGGGCCATCGGCCGGCTGGGGTCCGGAGCGGCGGTCTGGGCGGCGTGGTCCCGGGCCGTGCGGACCCCGAGCCGGGCCGAGGCGGACGGCCGGATCCTGTCGGGGTTCGTGCCGCCAGGCGCGGCGGCCGGGTTCGGGGGGGCACCGAACCCGACCCCGGTGCGCATGGTGTTGGAGGGCACCGACGACTTCGACCGGGAGGTCTTGTGGGCCCACGAGGGGGGGATCCGGTTCCTGTGGGGGCGGAGACTCTCGGTGGACCTGGCCGGGTTCTGGCACCGCTACGAGGACCTGCGCACGTTCGAGCCCCGGGTCGCCTCCGACGGCACCGTGGTGCTGAACACCGACAACCGGGCCCGGGGCCGCTCCGTGGGGTTCGAGGCCTCGGTGGACTGGTTCGCCACCGACTGGTGGCGCATCTACGCGGCGTACACCTGGATGGTGCTGGACCTCCAGCTGAAGGGCGGGAGCAGGGACGTGTTCACCGAGAACGAGGAGGGCAGGAGCCCTCGGCACCGGGTGTCGGTGCGCTCCTCGATGGATCTGGGGCGCGGCTGGGAGCTGGACCTCTGGGGCCGTTACGTGGGCGGTCTGGAGCAGGACGGCGTGGACGCGTACACGGAGCTGGATGTCCGGGTGGGCCGGCGCCTGGGCCGGGGTTGGCGCGTGGACCTGGTGGGGCAGAACCTGCTCGAGCCGTCCCACCTGGAGTTCATCCCCGGAAAGGCGATCCAGACGATCCCCACCGAGGTGGAGCGGGGTGCGTATGTGCGGATCACCTGGCAGACGCCGTAG
- a CDS encoding FapA family protein, producing the protein MTLRVELRKGGLEAVAFLDEGPFDLEAATQTALARLRELGVQPVPAADRVRMAMSVFEGGQPVEEGVVLARGEPPQPGLPAQILPFFPVHDTPLDEGDDPFDRYPQNVVYPGDPLLQKTPASPGIPGRSLLGTPIPAQDGRDVPVVPGDGVSEAGNDNTFHAQTYGIVLYDRGRLWVVPGLHVSDDRMEARLTVVPDPKVDEETQVEKLVEALAQLGVRAGVDRDALVHAVRQARGAGAPVPDVVVARGKEPVHGREAGYRLLFDPEKKVGKVLDGGRIDFREAEAVQNVRHGNPLAEVVPAVDPVDGYRVDGTRLRARLERFQGLRPGDNTEPDEAGTRIVAAADGMIVLKGGKFHVVDEYLVSDDVDYRTGNIRASGAVRIRGGVKPGFQVEAGKDVEILGDVETATIRAGGLVIIRGGIAAEATVVGRKGVRAKYVLSSRIESDGDVEVANSITNSHVYTRGRVRALSGQGALLGGEINAALGIEARTVGSRSAQTHVAVGVDLRMAREMEAIDRELSGLMEQIKILQSNLGRDFLKDPRTALARIPPALRRGKIDLLQKMQTLYRRHKELTARRDELAALQREQRAAQISVVGEIHAGTRVTCAVASVVLTETLRHVVLSYNAETNTVAWRRM; encoded by the coding sequence GTGACGCTTCGTGTCGAACTCAGAAAAGGGGGACTGGAGGCGGTTGCCTTTCTGGACGAAGGCCCCTTCGACCTGGAGGCGGCGACCCAGACGGCCCTCGCCCGGTTGCGGGAGCTGGGCGTCCAGCCCGTGCCGGCGGCGGACCGGGTCCGGATGGCCATGTCCGTGTTCGAAGGGGGCCAGCCGGTGGAGGAAGGCGTGGTGCTGGCCCGGGGCGAGCCGCCCCAGCCGGGGCTGCCGGCCCAGATCCTGCCGTTCTTCCCGGTCCACGACACCCCCCTCGACGAGGGGGACGACCCGTTCGACCGGTACCCACAGAACGTGGTGTACCCCGGAGACCCCCTGCTGCAGAAGACCCCGGCCTCGCCCGGCATCCCCGGCCGCAGCCTGCTGGGAACGCCCATTCCGGCCCAGGACGGCCGCGACGTGCCGGTGGTGCCGGGCGACGGGGTGTCCGAGGCCGGCAACGACAACACGTTCCACGCCCAAACCTACGGGATCGTGCTGTACGACCGGGGCCGGCTGTGGGTCGTCCCCGGTCTGCACGTGTCGGACGACCGAATGGAGGCCCGGCTCACGGTGGTCCCCGACCCCAAGGTGGACGAGGAGACCCAGGTCGAAAAGCTCGTGGAGGCCCTGGCCCAGCTCGGCGTGCGCGCCGGCGTGGACCGGGACGCGCTCGTGCACGCCGTCCGCCAGGCCCGGGGCGCCGGGGCCCCGGTCCCGGACGTGGTGGTGGCCAGGGGCAAGGAGCCCGTGCACGGGCGGGAGGCGGGGTACCGGCTCCTGTTCGACCCGGAGAAGAAGGTCGGGAAGGTCCTGGACGGCGGCCGCATCGACTTCCGGGAGGCCGAGGCGGTGCAGAACGTCCGGCACGGCAACCCCCTGGCCGAGGTGGTCCCGGCCGTGGACCCGGTGGACGGCTACCGGGTCGACGGCACCCGTCTGCGGGCCCGCCTGGAGCGGTTCCAAGGCCTCCGGCCCGGCGACAACACCGAGCCCGACGAGGCCGGCACCCGCATCGTCGCGGCGGCCGACGGGATGATCGTGCTGAAGGGGGGTAAGTTCCACGTGGTGGACGAGTACCTGGTCTCCGACGACGTGGACTACCGCACCGGCAACATCCGGGCCTCGGGGGCCGTGCGGATCCGGGGCGGGGTAAAGCCCGGGTTCCAGGTGGAGGCGGGCAAGGACGTGGAGATCCTCGGCGACGTCGAGACCGCCACGATCCGGGCCGGCGGCCTCGTGATCATCCGGGGGGGGATCGCCGCCGAGGCCACCGTGGTCGGCCGCAAGGGGGTCCGGGCCAAGTACGTGTTGAGCTCGCGCATCGAGAGCGACGGGGACGTAGAGGTGGCGAACTCCATCACCAACTCCCACGTGTACACCCGCGGCAGGGTCCGGGCCCTGTCCGGCCAGGGCGCCCTGTTGGGGGGAGAGATCAACGCCGCCCTGGGCATCGAGGCCCGCACCGTAGGGAGCCGGTCCGCCCAGACCCACGTGGCCGTGGGCGTGGACCTCAGGATGGCCCGGGAGATGGAGGCCATCGACCGGGAGCTCTCGGGCCTGATGGAACAGATCAAGATCCTCCAGTCCAACCTGGGCCGGGACTTCCTGAAGGACCCCCGCACCGCCCTGGCCCGCATCCCGCCGGCCCTGCGAAGGGGCAAGATCGACCTGCTCCAGAAGATGCAGACCCTCTACCGGCGCCACAAGGAGCTCACGGCCCGACGCGACGAGCTCGCCGCCCTGCAGAGGGAGCAGCGGGCCGCCCAGATCTCGGTGGTGGGCGAGATCCACGCAGGCACCCGGGTCACCTGCGCGGTGGCCTCGGTGGTGCTGACCGAGACCCTGCGGCACGTGGTGCTCTCGTACAATGCCGAGACCAACACGGTGGCCTGGCGCAGGATGTGA
- the cybH gene encoding Ni/Fe-hydrogenase, b-type cytochrome subunit has translation MIRRVRRMTVMMRIMHWVLALSVAACFVTGLYIAKPFWFRPAPGPADVLVMGNVRFVHFVAAMLVDVAFLSWCYLFFFSLDEPLVRSLVPFRKRLGEACAMLRHYFTLRNKPPTREPGIDPLNAYGFLVIHFLVFVQMVTGFALMRPSFSQANSLVPIWPWILGLSERVSVAVFGSLVAVRQVHHLAGFAIVALAAIHVYLQIWRDIFWTEGHISVVFSGYKYVEEE, from the coding sequence ATGATCCGAAGAGTCCGCCGCATGACCGTGATGATGCGGATCATGCACTGGGTGCTGGCGCTGTCGGTGGCCGCGTGCTTCGTGACCGGCCTGTACATCGCCAAGCCGTTCTGGTTCCGGCCCGCGCCCGGGCCGGCCGACGTGCTGGTGATGGGCAACGTGCGGTTCGTGCACTTCGTGGCCGCCATGCTCGTGGACGTGGCGTTCCTGAGCTGGTGCTACCTGTTCTTCTTCTCCCTGGACGAGCCGCTGGTGCGCAGCCTGGTGCCGTTTCGCAAACGCCTCGGCGAGGCCTGCGCCATGCTCCGCCATTACTTCACCCTGCGCAACAAGCCCCCCACTCGGGAGCCGGGAATCGATCCCCTCAACGCCTACGGGTTCCTGGTCATCCACTTCCTGGTGTTCGTGCAGATGGTCACGGGGTTCGCCCTGATGCGGCCCAGCTTCAGCCAGGCCAACTCGCTCGTGCCGATCTGGCCGTGGATCCTCGGGCTGTCGGAGCGGGTGTCGGTAGCGGTGTTCGGCAGCCTGGTGGCCGTGCGGCAGGTGCACCACCTGGCCGGGTTCGCCATCGTGGCCCTGGCCGCGATCCACGTCTACCTGCAGATCTGGCGTGACATCTTCTGGACCGAGGGGCACATCTCGGTGGTGTTCAGCGGGTACAAGTACGTGGAGGAGGAGTAG
- a CDS encoding nickel-dependent hydrogenase large subunit has protein sequence MARKIIDPITRIEGHLRIEVELDGNRVVDAWSSGMMFRGIETILRNRDPRDAPLMTQRICGVCTHVHYDASIWAVENAFGITPPPAARIVRNLILGTQLVQDHIIHFYHLHGLDWVDIVSALGADPKKAQDLAHQFADDPWNADAKHLEAVKNRLAAFAKSGQLGPFANGYWGNPSYKLPPEANLLIASHYLDALDVQRLGGQVLAVLGGKEPHTQTLVVGGVTCVEDLLNPKRIGDVLFRIRKLGEFVRRAYIPDVLLAGSVYAGEGLQGIGAGHGNYLAYGAYPLSDDLDRGKLLMPQGVILGKDLTRVYDFDPAKVSEYVTHSWYTYGDESQGIHPSKGVTQVNYTDLGPDGHVRADGKYSWLKAPRYDGRPMEVGPLARVLVAYARGVPEVRALVDGTLKRLGAPATVLFSTLGRTAARALETRWVADALPGWVEELVRVMKVDGRTFAPYTLPDEAVGFGLTEAPRGALGHWVEVRGGRIANYQCVVPTTWNAGPRDAKGVRGPYEQSLVGIELADPDQPLEILRTIHSFDPCIACAVHLLRHDGPSRTVRVL, from the coding sequence ATGGCGCGTAAGATCATCGACCCGATCACCCGCATCGAGGGGCACCTGCGTATCGAGGTGGAGCTCGACGGGAACCGCGTGGTGGACGCCTGGAGCTCGGGCATGATGTTCCGGGGCATCGAGACCATCCTCCGAAACCGCGATCCCCGCGACGCCCCGTTGATGACCCAGCGGATCTGCGGGGTGTGCACCCACGTGCACTACGACGCCTCGATCTGGGCCGTGGAGAACGCGTTCGGCATCACCCCGCCGCCGGCCGCCCGCATCGTGCGCAACCTGATCCTGGGCACCCAGCTGGTCCAGGACCACATCATCCACTTCTACCACCTCCACGGCCTCGACTGGGTGGACATCGTCTCGGCTCTGGGCGCCGACCCCAAGAAGGCCCAGGACCTGGCCCACCAGTTCGCGGACGACCCGTGGAACGCCGACGCCAAGCACCTGGAGGCCGTGAAGAACCGGCTGGCCGCGTTCGCCAAGAGCGGGCAGCTGGGCCCCTTTGCCAACGGGTACTGGGGGAACCCCTCGTACAAGCTGCCGCCCGAGGCGAACCTCCTGATCGCGTCCCACTACCTGGACGCCCTGGACGTCCAGCGTCTGGGCGGTCAGGTGCTGGCGGTCCTGGGCGGCAAAGAGCCCCACACCCAGACCCTGGTGGTGGGCGGGGTGACCTGCGTGGAGGACCTGCTGAACCCCAAGCGGATCGGCGACGTGCTGTTTCGGATCCGCAAGCTCGGCGAGTTCGTCCGGCGGGCGTACATCCCCGACGTGCTCCTGGCCGGCAGCGTATACGCCGGGGAGGGGCTCCAGGGCATCGGCGCGGGCCACGGCAACTACCTGGCCTACGGCGCCTACCCCCTCTCCGACGACCTGGACCGGGGGAAGCTGCTCATGCCCCAGGGGGTGATCCTGGGCAAGGACCTGACTCGGGTCTACGACTTCGACCCGGCCAAGGTCTCGGAGTACGTGACCCACTCCTGGTACACCTACGGCGACGAGTCCCAGGGGATCCACCCCTCCAAGGGGGTCACCCAGGTGAACTACACCGACCTGGGGCCGGACGGGCACGTGCGGGCCGACGGCAAGTACTCGTGGCTCAAGGCGCCCCGGTACGACGGCCGGCCCATGGAGGTGGGCCCCCTGGCCCGGGTGCTGGTGGCCTACGCCCGGGGTGTGCCCGAGGTGCGGGCCCTGGTGGACGGCACCCTCAAACGCCTGGGCGCGCCGGCCACGGTGCTGTTTTCCACCCTGGGCCGGACCGCGGCCCGGGCCCTGGAGACCCGGTGGGTGGCCGATGCCCTGCCCGGGTGGGTGGAGGAGCTGGTGCGGGTCATGAAGGTGGACGGCCGCACCTTCGCCCCCTACACCCTGCCCGACGAGGCCGTGGGGTTCGGGCTCACCGAGGCGCCCCGGGGCGCCCTGGGCCACTGGGTGGAGGTGCGGGGCGGGCGGATCGCCAACTACCAGTGCGTGGTGCCCACCACCTGGAACGCCGGGCCCCGGGACGCCAAGGGGGTGCGGGGGCCGTACGAGCAGAGCCTGGTGGGCATCGAGCTGGCCGACCCGGACCAGCCCCTGGAGATCCTGCGGACCATCCACTCCTTCGACCCGTGCATCGCGTGCGCGGTGCACCTGCTGCGCCACGACGGGCCGTCCCGAACGGTCCGGGTGCTCTAG
- a CDS encoding hydrogenase small subunit, which produces MPKCPHPRRLPSQREAERRLDALESRFQGRGRALEDLLASRGISRRSFLKWTSMMTAALWLPPAFERSVARAAAVATRVPVVWLHLQECTGCTESALRTAYPGISELILEYLSFDYHETIMAPAGEAAEKSLEDTLESHRGAYLCVMEGSIPTAMDGKFLRLGPKGETGLDLARRVAAGAKAVIAIGHCASYGGPQAAAPNPTGAKPVHEALGIQTIRIPGCPYNAVNLVGTILYLLLTGEVPALVDGRPAWAYSKRIHDTCPRRAHFDAGEFVEQWGDEGARKGFCLYKVGCKGPYTWNNCNEMQWNQAASFPIRAGHGCIGCSEDAFWDDMAPLEKPLADGAVAIPFLKGVEGSVDTVGWTLIGATAVGIAGHAAYSAAKKKSKPGHDGEEGHHGA; this is translated from the coding sequence ATGCCGAAGTGTCCCCATCCCCGCCGTCTGCCCTCCCAACGCGAGGCGGAGCGACGCCTCGACGCCTTGGAGAGCCGCTTCCAGGGTCGGGGTCGGGCCCTGGAGGACCTGCTCGCCTCCCGGGGCATCTCCCGGCGCAGCTTCCTGAAGTGGACCTCCATGATGACGGCCGCCCTGTGGCTTCCGCCGGCGTTTGAACGCTCGGTGGCCCGGGCGGCGGCCGTGGCCACCCGGGTGCCGGTGGTGTGGCTGCACCTGCAGGAGTGCACGGGGTGCACCGAGAGCGCGCTGCGCACGGCCTACCCCGGCATCTCCGAGCTGATCCTCGAGTACCTCTCGTTCGACTACCACGAGACGATCATGGCCCCGGCCGGTGAGGCGGCCGAGAAGAGCCTGGAGGACACCCTCGAGAGCCACAGGGGTGCGTACCTGTGCGTGATGGAGGGGTCGATCCCCACGGCCATGGACGGGAAGTTCCTCCGGCTGGGCCCCAAGGGCGAGACCGGGCTCGACCTGGCCCGCCGGGTGGCGGCCGGGGCCAAGGCCGTGATCGCCATCGGCCACTGCGCGTCCTACGGCGGGCCCCAGGCCGCTGCGCCCAACCCCACCGGGGCCAAGCCGGTGCACGAGGCCCTGGGTATCCAGACCATCCGGATCCCGGGGTGCCCCTACAACGCGGTGAACCTGGTGGGCACCATCCTGTACCTGCTCCTGACCGGCGAGGTGCCGGCCCTGGTGGACGGCCGGCCGGCCTGGGCCTACTCCAAGCGCATCCACGACACCTGCCCGCGCCGGGCCCACTTCGACGCCGGCGAGTTCGTGGAGCAGTGGGGCGACGAGGGTGCGAGAAAGGGGTTCTGCCTGTACAAGGTGGGCTGCAAAGGCCCCTACACCTGGAACAATTGCAACGAGATGCAGTGGAACCAGGCGGCGAGCTTCCCGATCCGGGCCGGACACGGGTGCATCGGGTGCAGCGAGGACGCGTTCTGGGACGACATGGCTCCCCTCGAGAAACCCCTGGCCGACGGCGCGGTGGCGATCCCGTTCCTCAAGGGGGTCGAGGGCTCCGTGGACACGGTGGGCTGGACCTTGATCGGGGCCACGGCCGTGGGCATCGCGGGGCACGCGGCGTACAGCGCGGCGAAGAAGAAGTCCAAGCCCGGCCACGACGGAGAGGAGGGGCACCATGGCGCGTAA